The proteins below come from a single Alnus glutinosa chromosome 9, dhAlnGlut1.1, whole genome shotgun sequence genomic window:
- the LOC133878639 gene encoding kinesin-like protein KIN-12E: MPFISDTATAIKSRFGFHDHSSLDSVPSVRSSPVLQKSASKEYLIQCSSAVRSIGNCDDDNAVNSGGSGPSIQSFEVYEDPSFWKDHNVQVIIRIRPLSSTEISLQGYSKCIRQESFQTVTWTGHPESRFTFDLVADENISQEKLFKVAGLPMVENCMGGYNSCMFAYGQTGSGKTHTMLGDVEGGTRRHSVNCGMTPRVFENLFSRIQKEKEARREEKLRFTCKCSFLEIYNEQILDLLDPSSNNLQLREDTKKGVYVENLKEIEVASARDVIQQLIQGAANRKVAATNMNRASSRSHSVFTCIIESKWESQGVTHHRFARLNLVDLAGSERQKSSGAEGERLKEATNINKSLSTLGLVIMNLVNMSNGKSLHVPYRDSKLTFLLQDSLGGNSKTTIIANITPSSCCSLETLSTLKFAQRAKFIKNNAIVNEDTSGDVIAMRMQIQQLKKEVSRLRGLVSGAENQENDTLLASFPGSPGSFKWEGLHGSSSPLTSSKRMSQKKDYEVALVGAFRREKDKDITLQALTAETQAAVQLAKQREDEVQGLKMRLRFREAAIKRLEAVASGKILAETHLLKEKEEHLKLIEVLGAQVDRNHEVTRFAMENLRLKEEIRRLKSFYEEGEREMMNEQIMVLQNKLLEALDWKLMHESDPSIIQKENSDVVMEEVQRDGNLLISNQEPGSPWRSAINEENEFLRMQAIHNQAEMNTLCKKLESCIEEKDKLERHVNDLVAKLEEERTSRTIKEEIQHVQLPLSTDVPIINLNDQMELKTMVDAIATASQREAEAHETAIILSKENEELRVKLKVLIEDNNKLIELYERAAAESIYESTNKAERAEEGSTEVQNNDSFSVLAIEKEIEMKRVVENLEHQLMEINEENEKLLGLYERAMQERDELKRMLSSCGQRRVETKLEIDFPEKLVEVDNADHTESGEPPMSLEVRDSSGETALPGLNLHDRSHAFEKPTISGVKVLTVENEFSGLNVRDGPHFIGANMSVEASTELVEPIISCEAKISNEENGMPGLHPLDCQAGFSNQTDVGTLSDMETDPSNLNAVKLSEDLNLVRMKLSRADAQLLESAKSITIFGSLEKAIIEVDKLSRKMEEAENELKCKRQHYESLKLTTSDVKERRALIDNKLSALKYSLLNFSSSVVYFEQREARARSRVIASTSYLDQKKDEFARLQTQKDEFETAQRKIQQSEVELRTNLAHLKSKLDEENRKQENDKVLFTIDNVEKIDPAQKQWHLGGKATELLRSEEEKIKLQTEMKLSREKLGGIRRESEDLNRKYGKVDTEMQAVQAEIQKGLKSMEEMELAVQGVIQEKKMLLEIRDTGKTEIESMIIEYQQCVFEADLKELEMKIVEEELQVELRTIEDLRTARSTATEEMTRLLEGTRCHSSCLSEKMEDELQRVRASVLEAKSLLGEGNPGDS; this comes from the exons ATGCCGTTCATATCGGACACGGCGACGGCAATCAAGAGCCGGTTCGGGTTCCATGACCATTCCTCACTGGACTCCGTGCCGTCAGTCCGGAGCTCTCCGGTACTTCAGAAATCTGCTTCTAAAGAGTACCTAATCCAGTGTTCGTCCGCGGTTCGGAGTATTGGCAACTGCGACGATGACAACGCTGTAAACAGTGGCGGTTCGGGACCGTCCATCCAGAGCTTCGAGGTCTACGAGGACCCCTCGTTCTGGAAGGATCACAATGTGCAG GTTATCATTAGAATCCGTCCGCTTAGTAGCACTGAAATATCCCTACAAGGCTACAGCAAATGCATTAGGCAAGAGAGCTTTCAGACTGTTACTTGGACTGGGCATCCTGAGTCACGCTTTACCTTTGATCTTGTTGCAGATGAGAATATTAGCCAG GAGAAACTATTCAAAGTAGCTGGATTGCCCATGGTGGAGAACTGCATGGGAGGCTACAACAGTTGCATGTTCGCATATGGCCAG ACTGGAAGTGGAAAGACTCACACCATGCTGGGAGACGTTGAGGGAGGCACTCGAAGACACAGTGTCAATTGTGGGATGACACCTAGAGTCTTtgaaaatttattctcaagaaTTCAAAAG GAAAAGGAGGCCCGTAGAGAAGAAAAATTAAGATTCACTTGTAAATGCTCATTCTTGGAAATATACAATGAACAAATTCTTGATCTTTTGGACCCATCATCTAACAACTTGCAG TTAAGAGAAGACACTAAGAAAGGGGTGTATGTAGAAAATCTGAAGGAAATAGAAGTTGCAAGTGCTCGGGATGTTATTCAACAACTTATTCAA GGGGCAGCAAACAGAAAGGTAGCTGCTACTAATATGAATCGTGCTAGCAGTCGTTCCCATAGTGTATTTACTTGCATAATTGAAAGCAAG TGGGAATCCCAAGGTGTAACTCATCATCGATTTGCTCGGCTTAATCTTGTTGATTTAGCTGGATCTGAAAG GCAGAAGAGTTCTGGTGCTGAGGGTGAACGTCTCAAGGAAGCTACTAATATCAACAAATCTCTTTCAACATTGGG ACTTGTGATCATGAACCTAGTGAATATGTCCAATGGGAAGTCGCTCCATGTTCCTTACCGGGATTCTAAGCTAACATTTTTGCTTCAG GATTCTCTAGGAGGAAATTCAAAAACAACTATAATTGCAAATATTACTCCTTCTAGTTG CTGTTCATTGGAGACACTAAGCACATTGAAGTTTGCACAACGTGCAAAATTTATTAAGAACAAT GCAATTGTCAATGAGGATACATCTGGAGATGTCATTGCCATGCGGATGCAAATTCAGCAACTCAAG AAAGAAGTATCTCGCTTACGTGGGTTAGTAAGTGGAGCTGAAAATCAGGAGAATGATACTTTGTTGGCAAGCTTTCCTGGATCTCCAGGATCCTTTAAGTGGGAAGGATTACATGGATCATCTAGTCCACTTACCTCTAGTAAAAGGATGTCTCAG AAAAAAGATTATGAAGTTGCCCTTGTTGGGGCTTTCAGGAGGGAAAAGGATAAAGACATTACATTACAGGCGCTGACTGCTGAAACTCAGGCAGCTGTGCAGCTG GCCAAACAAAGAGAGGATGAGGTACAGGGCCTAAAAATGAGGCTACGTTTTCGAGAAGCTGCAATAAAGAGGCTAGAAGCAGTTGCCTCTGGAAAGATCTTAGCTGAGACACATTTactgaaagaaaaagaggaacaTTTGAAGTTAATTGAGGTCCTTGGAGCCCAGGTTGATAGGAACCATGAAGTGACCAGATTTGCTATGGAAAATCTCCGGCTAAAGGAAGAAATTAGAAG GTTAAAGTCATTTTATGAGGAAGGTGAGCGGGAGATGATGAATGAACAGATCATGGTGTTACAAAACAAG TTGCTAGAAGCACTTGACTGGAAACTTATGCATGAATCAGATCCTTCAATTATTCAG AAAGAAAATTCTGATGTCGTGATGGAAGAAGTTCAGCGCGATGGTAATCTACTGATTTCCAATCAG GAGCCAGGATCACCTTGGAGGTCTGCAATTAATGAGGAGAACGAATTCCTCCGCATGCAG GCTATTCACAACCAAGCTGAAATGAACACGCTTTGCAAGAAACTAGAATCGTGCATTGAAGAGAAAGACAAATTGGAAAG GCATGTTAACGATTTGGTAGCAAAACTTGAAGAAGAGAGAACTTCTAGAACCATAAAAGAAGAAATACAGCACGTTCAGCTTCCTTTGTCAACTGATGTTCCCATTATCAATTTGAATGACCAAATGGAGCTGAAAACAATGGTTGATGCTATTGCTACTGCAAGTCAAAGAGAAGCAGAGGCTCATGAGACAGCAATTATATTATCTAAAGAGAATGAGGAACTGCGGGTGAAGCTAAAGGTTTTGATTGAGGATAATAATAAACTCATTGAATTGTATGAAAGGGCTGCTGCAGAAAGTATCTACGAAAGTACAAATAAAGCTGAGAGGGCTGAAGAAGGTAGCACTGAAGTTCAGAATAATGATAGTTTCAGTGTACTGGCCATAGAAAAAGAGATTGAGATGAAAAGAGTGGTTGAGAACCTTGAGCATCAGCTCATGGAAATTAacgaagaaaatgaaaaattattgggTTTGTATGAAAGAGCCATGCAGGAGAGGGATGAGCTCAAAAGAATGTTGTCTTCTTGTGGACAGAGAAGAGTTGAAACCAAATTAGAAATTGATTTCCCAGAAAAGCTTGTCGAAGTTGATAACGCAGATCATACTGAGTCAGGTGAACCTCCTATGTCTTTGGAGGTTAGAGATTCAAGTGGGGAGACTGCTCTCCCAGGTTTAAATCTGCACGATAGAAGTCATGCATTTGAGAAACCTACAATATCTGGAGTGAAAGTCCTCACAGTTGAAAATGAGTTTTCTGGATTAAATGTGCGAGATGGACCTCACTTTATTGGAGCAAACATGTCAGTGGAGGCAAGCACAGAGTTAGTTGAACCTATCATATCCTGTGAAGCCAAAATATCTAATGAGGAAAATGGCATGCCTGGCCTGCATCCTTTAGATTGTCAAGCAGGTTTTTCAAATCAGACTGATGTTGGGACCCTTTCTGACATGGAAACAGACCCATCAAACCTTAATGCAGTTAAGCTCTCTGAAGATCTGAATTTGGTCAGAATGAAGTTGTCAAGGGCAGATGCACAGCTTTTAGAATCTGCTAAAAGTATTACTATATTTGGTTCACTTGAGAAAGCAATCATTGAAGTTGATAAGCTCTcaagaaaaatggaagaagcGGAAAATGAACTTAAGTGCAAGAGGCAACATTATGAATCCCTTAAACTCACTACTTCAGatgtgaaagaaagaagagcCCTTATTGACAACAAGTTATCAGCTCTCAAATACTCTTTATTGAACTTCTCTTCGTCTGTTGTTTATTTTGAACAACGAGAAGCTCGGGCAAGATCAAGGGTAATAGCTTCGACGTCTTATCTGGATCAAAAGAAAGATGAATTTGCCCGTCTTCAAACCCAGAAGGATGAATTTGAGACTGCACAGAGGAAGATTCAACAGTCTGAAGTTGAGTTGAGGACCAACCTCGCGCACTTGAAATCAAAACTGGATGAGGAAAACCGGAAACAAGAGAATGACAAGGTTCTCTTTACCATAGATAATGTTGAGAAAATAGATCCCGCACAGAAGCAATGGCATTTGGGTGGTAAAGCTACTGAATTGCTGAGGTCCGAGGAAGAGAAAATCAAGTTGCAAACTGAGATGAAACTGTCTCGGGAAAAACTTGGGGGCATAAGAAGGGAGTCTGAAGATTTGAACAGGAAATATGGGAAGGTAGACACCGAGATGCAAGCAGTTCAAGCAGAGATACAAAAAGGTTTGAAGTCTATGGAAGAGATGGAACTCGCGGTTCAGGGGGTAATCCAAGAGAAGAAGATGCTATTGGAGATTAGGGACACTGGAAAGACTGAAATTGAAAGTATGATTATTGAATACCAGCAATGTGTGTTTGAAGCAGATTTGAAGGAGTTGGAAATGAAGATTGTGGAGGAAGAATTGCAGGTGGAGTTGAGAACAATAGAAGATTTACGAACAGCCAGGTCTACAGCCACGGAGGAGATGACCCGATTATTGGAAGGTACAAGGTGTCATTCGTCCTGCTTATCGGAAAAGATGGAAGACGAGCTGCAAAGAGTCCGGGCATCTGTTCTGGAGGCAAAGTCATTGCTAGGGGAAGGCAATCCAGGTGACAGTTAA